A region of Ictalurus furcatus strain D&B chromosome 1, Billie_1.0, whole genome shotgun sequence DNA encodes the following proteins:
- the si:dkeyp-84f3.5 gene encoding zinc finger protein Xfin yields the protein MAYHSLDFSTGNDFICTECGEGFGQYPKLINHMANHGPIGPFSSISETAANGCEKPIEFALHENGTLTVVDRSALSNFSFLFGKPMSKLLSNQAHYQDSLPSNKMAERDHAQCRCERCGQVFRNQRSLQQHQRYRPLEQGFKCTLCCKDFYDRESLRGHLQNHAHERFYSCGHCGKRFLRQETLLLHQKEWHGSLGSKSSSKFDEDRENGIDKSYPCKICGLRFFWLSDLQSHLLNHSHVSKATDDPTQKENMQEQDESSPKKNASHSPDDSTTDRSYRCGLCGGHFNCLSDLKEHHLSDHPDEDSSEPVPEIRRHSVNYYGIMRQMVSKHQTQRMDLLRPRMRGRPRGGATRGNPHSKVFPCKQCHRVFVHSSSLSRHMRYHKGTLHTCLYCGRHFPQRCDVTRHVAMYHSSDIKLKADGEKLDHEDETATHESPKTQTSNDSDHEGQDNEDQQSPKPPDKDELSDTQETSQLKPRMTYKCKDCGRVFRLLSVFQRHGRYHRINPSRVLLSCPHCPCRFTFRSALERHLENHDKEGSEKHGQEASPTAEANMEYLENEDDLSVERSESEADSKESTSTDVLYECTECTETFTELQLFLKHQSSHG from the coding sequence ATGGCGTATCATTCACTTGATTTTTCAACTGGAAATGATTTCATCTGCACAGAGTGTGGTGAAGGGTTTGGTCAGTACCCAAAACTGATCAATCACATGGCTAATCATGGACCCATTGGcccattttcttccatttctgaaACTGCAGCTAACGGTTGTGAGAAACCTATTGAATTTGCACTTCATGAAAATGGAACACTCACAGTGGTTGATAGATCCGCTTTATCAAACTTTTCATTCTTATTTGGAAAACCCATGTCAAAATTATTGTCAAACCAAGCACATTATCAGGATTCCTTGCCTTCAAACAAAATGGCAGAAAGAGACCATGCCCAGTGTAGATGTGAGAGATGTGGCCAAGTGTTTAGGAACCAGAGAAGTTTACAACAGCATCAGCGATATCGTCCCCTTGAGCAAGGTTTTAAATGTACCTTATGTTGCAAAGATTTTTATGATAGAGAGAGCCTTCGTGGGCACCTTCAGAATCATGCACATGAACGTTTTTACAGTTGTGGACATTGTGGAAAACGATTCTTGAGACAAGAGACCTTGTTGTTACATCAGAAAGAATGGCATGGGTCACTTGGATCCAAGAGTTCCAGTAAATTTGATGAGGACCGTGAAAATGGTATAGATAAATCATATCCTTGCAAGATTTGTGGCTTGCGTTTCTTTTGGTTATCAGACCTGCAGAGCCATTTGCTTAATCATTCTCATGTCAGTAAAGCAACTGATGATCCCACACAAAAAGAGAACATGCAGGAACAGGATGAGAGCAGCCCTAAGAAAAATGCCTCCCATTCTCCTGATGATTCTACTACTGACCGATCATATCGTTGTGGCTTATGTGGAGGACACTTTAATTGCTTGTCAGATTTGAAAGAGCATCATCTTTCAGATCATCCAGATGAGGACTCTTCTGAACCAGTACCTGAGATTAGACGACATTCTGTTAATTATTATGGTATAATGCGTCAAATGGTTTCAAAACACCAAACTCAACGAATGGATCTATTGAGGCCACGAATGAGAGGTAGACCAAGAGGAGGTGCTACCAGAGGTAATCCACACTCTAAGGTATTCCCTTGCAAACAATGCCATCGTGTTTTTGTTCACTCTAGTAGCCTGTCTCGTCATATGCGATACCATAAGGGTACCCTTCATACATGCCTTTATTGTGGTAGACACTTTCCACAAAGATGTGATGTCACAAGACACGTTGCCATGTACCATAGTTCAGACATAAAGCTTAAGGCAGATGGTGAAAAATTAGACCATGAAGATGAAACTGCTACACATGAGTCTCCAAAAACGCAGACAAGCAATGACAGTGATCATGAAGGTCAGGACAATGAAGACCAGCAGTCACCAAAACCACCAGACAAAGATGAGCTGTCAGATACTCAAGAGACATCTCAACTCAAGCCACGGATGACCTACAAATGCAAAGACTGTGGTCGAGTCTTTAGGCTACTTAGCGTATTTCAGCGACATGGGCGTTACCACAGAATAAACCCCTCTCGGGTATTGCTAAGCTGTCCTCATTGTCCATGTCGCTTCACCTTCCGCTCTGCTCTAGAGCGCCATCTAGAGAATCATGATAAAGAAGGGTCTGAGAAGCATGGTCAAGAAGCATCTCCAACTGCAGAGGCCAATATGGAGTATTTAGAAAATGAAGACGATTTGAGTGTTGAAAGGAGCGAGTCAGAAGCTGATTCAAAAGAGAGTACATCAACAGACGTGTTGTATGAATGCACTGAATGTACTGAGACCTTCACAGAGCTACAGCTATTCCTCAAACATCAAAGCTCTCATGGTTGA